The proteins below are encoded in one region of Micromonospora yangpuensis:
- a CDS encoding ATP-binding protein, whose amino-acid sequence MELFGRHAEIAALDRLLNRAADGAGAGLMLWGEPGIGKTALLEHAVEAASDATVLRCRGTRMETGLAFAALHELLWPVLDRLETLAAPQAAALRGALGMSRDPANRFLIGAAVLSLVSGLARERPVLVVVDDAQWIDEATVQCLVFVARRVATEPVAVLLTGHEDPASGPWESVPALEVGGLADDDARRLVAAVLPEADPGRVDRTVRAAGGNPLALHELPTLDRETGGEAAHPPPGALAPVGPRLRRAFYVRAEGLKPSTRALLLLAAAEGRGDRHVVHRAGAGWGVDTSSWDEALRSGLLHASGVRLDFRHPLVPAAIYDGAPLPERQAAHRALAAALPPDATTERAWHLAAAADGPDEHVATLLEHAAEQCLRRSAAPIAARTLCRAAELSPEPADAARRLAAAARAAWDAGHAGAARQLLQDAERLGGVLPVVRLSGGLRGILEFTHGMPERAHRYLLCDMAVVPRTRRAVELGTVAVRAAWSAGRSDLQREALRRVRAVDTDDDSAVSGLMPVLRNWWSCYDETGDVTPTSADLTSDTVGRLGTAAWELLPPVPLVQVWGVDGGLIDVLSLQAAQLRRRHELTALALVLAQISVLDTAAGRWDAAALGAAEGLRLAEEVGAEHLAVQSRSALGMLAAARGEYRGVDEHTGRVLQVSVPRGVRAFTASAYWLRGRAALFDGRPQEALSDLRCLAEPGHEAAHRTFALLAAVDTVEAAAQVGSGDVVEAQVAMVEEWARRTGATWARTAGHRLRAIVERGPAAEESFRAALAVTGAGAHPFEYARTRLLYGEWLRRARRRADARSQLAAAADTFNRLGAEPLRARALREQALTDRRSAPHDTGPSTAAGLTAQELRVARLAADRLTNREIAAQLLISPRTVGHHLTNVYLKLGITNRAELARIDVDGDLRLDST is encoded by the coding sequence ATGGAACTGTTCGGGCGGCACGCCGAGATCGCGGCGCTGGACCGACTTCTGAACCGGGCGGCGGACGGGGCGGGGGCCGGGCTCATGCTCTGGGGTGAGCCGGGTATCGGCAAGACCGCCCTGCTCGAGCACGCCGTCGAGGCGGCGTCCGATGCGACGGTGCTGCGGTGTCGGGGCACCCGGATGGAGACGGGGCTCGCGTTCGCGGCGCTGCACGAGCTGCTGTGGCCGGTGTTGGATCGGCTGGAGACCCTCGCCGCCCCGCAGGCCGCGGCGTTACGAGGCGCGTTGGGAATGAGCCGGGACCCGGCCAACCGCTTCCTCATCGGCGCGGCCGTGCTGTCGTTGGTCTCCGGTCTGGCCCGGGAACGACCGGTGCTCGTCGTGGTGGACGACGCCCAGTGGATCGACGAGGCGACCGTACAGTGTCTGGTGTTCGTGGCCCGGCGGGTGGCGACGGAGCCGGTCGCGGTGCTGCTGACCGGGCATGAGGATCCCGCCTCGGGGCCGTGGGAGAGTGTGCCGGCGCTGGAGGTCGGCGGCCTGGCCGACGACGACGCACGCCGGCTGGTGGCCGCCGTCCTGCCCGAGGCCGACCCGGGGCGTGTCGATCGCACGGTGCGGGCGGCCGGAGGCAACCCGCTGGCACTGCACGAGCTACCCACCCTCGACCGCGAAACCGGCGGCGAGGCCGCCCACCCGCCGCCCGGAGCGCTGGCGCCGGTCGGGCCACGGCTGCGACGGGCGTTCTACGTACGGGCCGAGGGTCTGAAACCGTCGACCCGCGCGTTACTGCTGTTGGCCGCCGCCGAGGGCCGGGGCGACCGGCACGTGGTGCACCGCGCCGGTGCCGGCTGGGGCGTCGACACGTCCAGCTGGGACGAGGCCCTGCGCTCCGGTCTGTTGCACGCCTCGGGCGTCCGCCTGGATTTCCGGCACCCGCTGGTCCCGGCGGCCATCTACGACGGTGCCCCCCTGCCGGAGCGGCAGGCCGCGCACCGGGCGCTGGCCGCGGCCCTGCCGCCCGACGCCACCACGGAACGGGCCTGGCACCTGGCGGCCGCCGCCGACGGACCGGACGAGCACGTCGCCACCCTGTTGGAGCATGCCGCCGAGCAGTGCCTGCGCCGCAGCGCGGCCCCGATTGCGGCCCGGACGCTGTGTCGAGCCGCGGAGCTGTCGCCGGAGCCGGCGGACGCCGCGCGCCGCCTGGCCGCCGCCGCCCGCGCCGCGTGGGACGCCGGCCACGCCGGGGCGGCGCGGCAGCTGCTCCAGGACGCGGAGCGGCTGGGCGGGGTGCTTCCCGTCGTTCGGCTGAGCGGCGGGCTGCGCGGGATCCTCGAGTTCACCCACGGCATGCCCGAGCGTGCCCACCGCTACCTGCTGTGCGACATGGCTGTGGTGCCCCGGACCCGCCGCGCGGTGGAGTTGGGCACGGTCGCGGTCCGCGCCGCGTGGTCGGCCGGCCGGTCCGACCTCCAGCGGGAGGCACTGCGGCGGGTACGGGCCGTGGACACCGACGATGACTCCGCCGTGTCGGGGCTGATGCCCGTGCTGCGGAACTGGTGGTCCTGCTACGACGAAACCGGTGACGTCACCCCGACCAGCGCGGACCTGACCAGCGACACGGTCGGTCGGCTCGGTACGGCCGCCTGGGAGTTGCTCCCGCCCGTGCCGTTGGTTCAGGTCTGGGGCGTCGACGGTGGACTGATCGACGTGTTGAGCCTGCAGGCGGCGCAGCTGCGGCGTCGGCACGAGCTCACCGCGCTGGCGCTGGTGCTGGCGCAGATCTCCGTTCTCGACACCGCTGCGGGGAGGTGGGACGCTGCCGCGCTCGGGGCGGCCGAGGGCCTGCGGCTGGCCGAGGAGGTCGGGGCGGAACACCTCGCCGTGCAGAGCCGCAGCGCCCTCGGCATGTTGGCTGCCGCCCGCGGCGAGTACCGCGGCGTCGACGAGCACACCGGCCGGGTACTTCAGGTCTCGGTGCCGCGTGGGGTGCGGGCGTTCACCGCCTCGGCGTACTGGCTGCGCGGGCGGGCGGCGTTGTTCGACGGCCGCCCGCAGGAGGCGCTGAGCGATCTGCGGTGTCTCGCCGAGCCCGGCCACGAGGCCGCGCACCGCACGTTCGCGCTGCTCGCCGCCGTGGACACCGTCGAGGCGGCGGCGCAGGTCGGCAGCGGCGACGTCGTCGAGGCCCAGGTCGCCATGGTGGAGGAGTGGGCACGACGTACCGGCGCGACCTGGGCCCGTACGGCGGGCCACCGTCTCCGGGCCATCGTTGAGCGCGGACCGGCGGCCGAGGAGTCGTTCCGAGCCGCCCTGGCCGTCACGGGGGCGGGGGCGCATCCGTTCGAGTACGCCCGGACCCGACTGCTGTACGGGGAGTGGCTGCGGCGGGCCCGCCGCCGGGCCGACGCCCGGTCGCAGCTCGCTGCGGCAGCCGATACCTTCAACCGGCTGGGCGCCGAGCCACTGCGGGCGCGGGCCCTGCGTGAACAGGCCCTGACCGACCGGCGGTCCGCTCCCCACGACACCGGTCCGTCGACCGCGGCCGGACTGACCGCGCAGGAGCTACGGGTCGCCCGGTTGGCCGCGGACCGGCTGACCAACCGGGAGATCGCGGCCCAGCTGTTGATCAGCCCCCGCACGGTCGGCCACCACCTGACCAACGTCTACCTCAAACTGGGCATCACCAACCGTGCCGAGCTGGCCAGGATCGACGTCGACGGGGACCTGCGACTCGACTCGACCTGA
- a CDS encoding alpha/beta fold hydrolase — protein sequence MGYLTVGHENSSPIELYYEDQGAGQPVVLIHGYPLDGRSWEKQTRELLDQGYRVITYDRRGFGQSSKVHAGYDYDTFAADLNAVLETLDLSDVVLVGFSMGTGELARYVARHGHERVAKLAFLASLEPFLVRRDDNPEGVPQEVFDGIAAAAKGDRYAWFTQFYQDFYNLDENLGTRISQEAVTGSWNVAIGSAPVAAYAVVPAWIEDFRGDVEAVRAAGKPTLILHGTKDNILPIDATGRRFHKAFPEADYVEIDGAPHGLLWTHADEVNAALKGFLSK from the coding sequence ATGGGCTACCTCACCGTCGGACACGAGAACAGCAGCCCGATCGAGCTGTACTACGAGGACCAGGGCGCCGGCCAGCCGGTCGTGCTGATCCACGGTTATCCGCTCGACGGGCGCAGCTGGGAGAAGCAGACGCGCGAGCTGCTGGACCAGGGCTACCGGGTGATCACGTACGACCGCCGAGGCTTCGGCCAGTCGTCGAAGGTCCACGCCGGTTACGACTACGACACGTTCGCCGCGGATCTGAACGCCGTGCTGGAGACGCTCGACCTGAGCGATGTCGTGCTCGTGGGCTTCTCCATGGGCACCGGGGAGCTTGCCCGCTACGTGGCCCGCCACGGGCACGAGCGGGTCGCGAAGCTCGCTTTCCTCGCGTCGCTCGAACCATTCCTCGTACGGCGCGACGACAATCCCGAGGGCGTACCGCAGGAGGTCTTCGACGGGATCGCGGCGGCGGCGAAGGGCGACAGGTATGCGTGGTTCACGCAGTTCTACCAGGACTTCTACAACCTGGACGAGAACCTCGGCACCCGCATCAGCCAGGAGGCGGTCACCGGCAGTTGGAACGTCGCGATCGGCAGCGCCCCGGTGGCCGCGTACGCGGTGGTCCCCGCGTGGATCGAGGACTTCCGTGGTGACGTCGAGGCGGTCCGCGCCGCCGGCAAGCCGACCCTCATCCTGCACGGCACGAAGGACAACATCCTCCCGATCGACGCCACCGGCCGCCGGTTCCACAAGGCGTTCCCCGAGGCCGACTACGTCGAGATCGACGGCGCGCCCCACGGCCTGCTGTGGACCCACGCCGACGAGGTCAACGCCGCGCTGAAGGGTTTCCTGTCCAAGTAG
- a CDS encoding nuclear transport factor 2 family protein, with product MTESTATDRAQRNTDIVLTAMRELFAEKDLTALDRYWAEPYVQHSPQLASGLDTLRAAVPGLEGFSWEPQRIAAQGDLVFTHSIVHGWAPNPVVIVDIFRLHNDRIVEHWDVIQDLTAPEATVDGNPMV from the coding sequence ATGACCGAGAGTACGGCGACGGACCGGGCGCAACGCAACACCGACATCGTCCTGACCGCCATGCGGGAGCTCTTCGCCGAGAAGGACCTCACCGCGCTCGACCGGTACTGGGCGGAGCCCTACGTGCAGCACAGTCCGCAGTTGGCAAGCGGCCTGGACACACTCCGCGCGGCGGTGCCCGGGTTGGAGGGCTTCTCCTGGGAGCCGCAGCGGATCGCGGCACAGGGTGACCTAGTATTCACCCACAGCATCGTGCACGGCTGGGCGCCGAACCCGGTCGTCATCGTCGACATCTTCCGGCTCCACAATGACCGCATCGTCGAGCACTGGGACGTCATCCAGGACCTCACCGCACCCGAGGCGACCGTCGACGGCAACCCGATGGTCTGA
- a CDS encoding hydrolase gives MSTGSKVGLDALLTPEESVLVLIDHQPFQFANLNSHEPTMVLNNVVGLAKAAKVFKVPTILTTVLEERGGLLVQGVRDVFPEQKPINRTFINTWQDARVVAAVKATGRKKLIIAGLWTEICVAMPALQAAGEGFEVFAVTDASGGVSKEAHDMAVRRLVQAGVVPITWMAVLGEWQRDWAREQTVPGVAEVQAQHGGASGVAFAWEMQLLATAQV, from the coding sequence ATGAGTACGGGAAGCAAGGTCGGTCTCGACGCGCTGTTGACGCCCGAGGAGAGTGTCCTCGTGCTGATCGACCATCAGCCGTTCCAGTTCGCCAACCTGAACAGCCACGAGCCGACGATGGTCCTGAACAACGTCGTCGGCCTCGCCAAGGCTGCCAAGGTCTTCAAGGTCCCGACCATTCTGACCACCGTGCTGGAGGAACGCGGCGGCCTTCTGGTGCAGGGTGTGCGGGACGTGTTCCCGGAGCAGAAGCCGATCAACCGCACCTTCATCAACACGTGGCAGGACGCACGCGTCGTGGCTGCCGTCAAGGCGACCGGACGCAAGAAGCTGATCATCGCTGGTCTCTGGACGGAGATCTGTGTGGCGATGCCGGCTCTGCAGGCGGCGGGTGAGGGCTTCGAGGTCTTCGCGGTCACCGATGCCTCGGGTGGTGTCTCCAAGGAGGCCCACGACATGGCGGTGCGGCGCCTGGTGCAGGCGGGCGTCGTTCCGATCACCTGGATGGCCGTGCTGGGGGAGTGGCAGCGCGACTGGGCCCGTGAGCAGACCGTGCCGGGAGTCGCCGAGGTCCAGGCACAGCACGGCGGCGCCAGCGGTGTGGCCTTCGCCTGGGAGATGCAGCTCCTCGCCACCGCCCAGGTCTAG
- a CDS encoding DUF5996 family protein — protein sequence MTNPATTSWPSLRVSDWTPTRDTLHMWTQVVGKIRMAHAPLLNHWWQVTLYVSPRGLTTSTIPYRTGAFEIEFDLLGHRLDVRTSDGGARSLPLRPMSVAEFYARVLDMLHELGIEAPIRPRPNEVDPAIPFAEDHDHASYDAAVATLFWRQLLQANRVIGEFRSHFVGKVSPVHFFWGGMDLACTRFSGRSAPPHPGGVPNCGDWVMVEGYSRELSSCGFWPGGGEEGAFYSYAYPAPDGFAEQQVGPDGAYFSTQFQQFLLPYEAVRAAPDPDRAVAEFLRTTYEAAADLGGWDRPALEDDPLRWHRTPAPVRSANVKIQKGRP from the coding sequence ATGACCAACCCGGCAACGACGAGCTGGCCGAGCCTGCGGGTCTCGGACTGGACGCCCACCCGCGACACCCTGCACATGTGGACCCAGGTCGTGGGCAAGATCCGCATGGCCCACGCCCCGCTACTCAACCACTGGTGGCAGGTGACCCTGTACGTCAGTCCGCGCGGACTGACGACGTCGACCATCCCGTACCGCACGGGGGCCTTCGAGATCGAGTTCGACCTCCTCGGCCACCGGCTCGACGTCCGCACCAGCGACGGCGGGGCGCGGAGTCTCCCGCTGCGACCGATGTCGGTCGCCGAGTTCTACGCGCGGGTCCTGGACATGCTCCACGAACTGGGGATCGAGGCACCGATCCGGCCGCGGCCCAACGAGGTCGACCCGGCGATCCCGTTCGCCGAGGACCATGACCACGCCTCCTACGACGCGGCGGTGGCCACCCTGTTCTGGCGCCAGCTGCTGCAGGCGAACCGGGTGATCGGCGAGTTTCGCTCGCACTTCGTGGGCAAGGTCAGCCCGGTGCACTTCTTCTGGGGCGGGATGGACCTCGCCTGCACCCGCTTCTCCGGCCGGTCGGCCCCGCCGCACCCCGGCGGAGTGCCCAACTGTGGGGACTGGGTGATGGTCGAGGGTTACTCCCGAGAACTGTCCAGCTGCGGCTTCTGGCCCGGTGGCGGCGAGGAGGGTGCCTTCTACTCCTACGCCTACCCGGCACCCGACGGGTTCGCCGAGCAGCAGGTCGGCCCCGACGGTGCGTACTTCAGCACCCAGTTCCAGCAGTTCCTGCTGCCCTACGAGGCCGTACGCGCCGCACCGGACCCCGACCGCGCGGTCGCCGAGTTCCTCCGCACCACCTACGAAGCCGCCGCGGACCTGGGGGGCTGGGACCGCCCGGCCCTGGAGGACGACCCGTTGCGGTGGCACCGAACCCCGGCGCCAGTCAGGTCCGCCAACGTCAAGATCCAGAAGGGACGTCCATGA
- a CDS encoding RidA family protein has protein sequence MARISDTFNHGVGWEAAYGYSQAIRVGDTVYVSGQLSHDDQGIVGENDIHRQCEVTFAHLDRVLAHFGATRRQIIETTVILTNLRENFGPAAAAHSAYFGDHRPTSTTFGAVELALPGQVVEIGAVVLLDLPR, from the coding sequence ATGGCCAGGATCAGTGACACCTTCAACCACGGCGTCGGGTGGGAGGCCGCCTACGGCTACAGCCAGGCGATCCGGGTCGGCGACACGGTCTACGTCTCCGGCCAGCTCTCCCACGACGACCAGGGCATCGTGGGTGAGAACGACATCCACAGGCAGTGCGAGGTGACGTTCGCCCACCTCGACCGCGTGCTGGCGCACTTCGGCGCGACTCGCCGTCAGATCATCGAGACCACCGTGATCCTGACCAACCTGCGGGAGAACTTCGGCCCGGCCGCTGCCGCGCACAGCGCCTACTTCGGCGACCACCGGCCGACGAGCACGACCTTCGGTGCCGTGGAACTGGCGCTTCCCGGCCAGGTCGTCGAGATCGGCGCGGTCGTGCTGCTCGACCTGCCGCGCTAG
- a CDS encoding flavodoxin family protein, translated as MTAAVTDRPDFTGLRAMYINCTLNRSPGRSHTQGVIDRSVAIMEASGVSVDQIRAVDHDIATGVRPDMTEYGADTDEWPALLTRVLAADILVIGGPIWLGDNSSVTRRLIERLYGYSGVLNAHGQYAYYGKVGGCLLTGNEDGLKHCAMSILYSLQHIGFTVPPQADAGWLGEIGPGPSYLDDGSGGPDNDFTNRNTAFMTYNLLHLASMIRRAGGFPAYGNQRTAWDAGVHPDAANPEYR; from the coding sequence ATGACCGCGGCGGTGACCGACCGGCCCGACTTCACCGGGCTGCGCGCGATGTACATCAACTGCACCCTGAACCGTTCACCCGGCCGTAGTCACACCCAGGGCGTGATCGATCGCAGTGTGGCGATCATGGAGGCGAGTGGGGTCAGCGTGGACCAGATCCGCGCGGTCGACCACGACATCGCCACCGGGGTCCGACCGGACATGACCGAGTACGGGGCGGACACCGACGAATGGCCCGCGCTGCTCACCCGGGTGCTGGCGGCCGACATCCTGGTCATCGGCGGACCGATCTGGCTCGGTGACAACAGTTCGGTCACCCGCCGGCTGATCGAACGGCTCTACGGCTACTCCGGTGTGCTCAACGCGCACGGCCAGTACGCCTACTACGGCAAGGTCGGTGGCTGCCTGCTCACCGGCAACGAGGACGGCCTCAAACACTGCGCGATGAGCATCCTCTACAGCCTGCAGCACATCGGCTTCACCGTCCCGCCCCAGGCCGACGCGGGCTGGCTCGGTGAGATCGGCCCCGGCCCCTCCTACCTCGACGACGGCTCCGGCGGCCCGGACAACGACTTCACCAACCGCAACACCGCGTTCATGACCTACAACCTGCTCCACCTCGCGTCGATGATCCGTCGTGCCGGCGGGTTCCCGGCCTACGGCAATCAACGCACCGCGTGGGACGCGGGCGTTCATCCGGACGCCGCCAATCCCGAGTACCGCTGA
- a CDS encoding DinB family protein, producing the protein MGDPDDLKTELHQSLRTIRENLIWKLDGVSERAARLPRTATGNNLLGIVKHCLNVEASYFGPTFGRDFPTPDELVALQAFDEDPQADWYARHDETRDGLIDLYRRVGVFADQTIDQLPLDAPGRVSWWPPGSQTVTLRKIILHVTWDLTRHAGHADILREQHDATIGLGRTDSNIPDDYDWQAYVTKLTALADQVGDSPAGRG; encoded by the coding sequence ATGGGTGACCCGGACGATCTGAAGACGGAACTGCACCAGTCCCTGCGGACGATTCGTGAGAACCTGATCTGGAAGCTCGACGGGGTGAGCGAACGCGCTGCCCGGCTGCCCCGCACCGCCACCGGAAACAACCTGCTGGGAATCGTGAAACACTGCCTGAACGTCGAGGCTTCCTACTTCGGGCCGACCTTCGGACGCGACTTCCCCACCCCTGACGAACTGGTCGCCCTGCAGGCCTTCGACGAGGATCCGCAGGCCGACTGGTACGCCCGCCACGACGAGACCAGGGACGGGCTGATCGACCTGTACCGGCGGGTCGGAGTGTTCGCGGACCAGACGATCGACCAACTGCCCCTGGACGCGCCGGGACGGGTGTCGTGGTGGCCGCCGGGCAGCCAGACCGTGACGCTCCGGAAGATCATCCTGCACGTGACGTGGGACCTCACCCGGCACGCCGGTCACGCCGACATCCTGCGCGAACAACACGACGCGACGATCGGCCTGGGACGGACCGACTCCAACATCCCCGACGACTACGACTGGCAGGCGTACGTCACCAAGCTGACGGCACTGGCCGACCAGGTCGGAGACTCACCGGCCGGCCGTGGGTGA
- a CDS encoding class I SAM-dependent methyltransferase, whose protein sequence is MLVPAGRQSARVHSAAHPRFRLGSMTDLGLPDHSVAGILSWFSTIHLPPPELDGVLAEFRRLLVPSGRLVIGFFDSDDEVAAFDHKVCTAYRWPVDEFSARLTRAGFTERERSRQQSPERPDRAYAAIAATKEGDSPTAGR, encoded by the coding sequence ATGCTCGTCCCGGCTGGCAGGCAGTCGGCCCGCGTCCACTCAGCGGCGCACCCGCGGTTCCGGCTCGGGTCGATGACCGACCTGGGCCTGCCCGACCATTCGGTGGCGGGCATCCTCTCGTGGTTTTCGACCATCCACCTACCGCCACCGGAGCTGGACGGGGTACTTGCCGAGTTTCGCCGGCTGCTCGTGCCATCCGGGAGGCTGGTGATCGGTTTCTTCGACAGCGACGACGAGGTGGCTGCCTTTGACCACAAGGTCTGTACGGCATACCGCTGGCCCGTGGACGAATTTTCCGCCCGCCTGACCAGAGCCGGGTTCACCGAACGTGAGCGCTCCCGGCAGCAGTCTCCGGAGCGCCCCGACCGCGCGTACGCGGCCATTGCCGCCACAAAGGAAGGTGACTCACCCACGGCCGGCCGGTGA
- a CDS encoding NAD-dependent succinate-semialdehyde dehydrogenase: MPITTVNPATGAPLARYDTHDDDRVEHLLARAHVATRAWGRTPLERRVAVLHTVAGRLRADRDRLARLITEEMGKPLAEARAELEKSAATCDFYAERAAGMLGDEPVDVPEADAWVAYEPMGLVLAVMPWNFPFWQVMRFAVPSVVAGNGVFLKHSPNVTGCALEIERLFRAAGLPEGVLTTVLLAEPRVPEVTARLIADDRIAAVTLTGSTGAGAAVAAAAGRAVKKSVLELGGSDAFVVLADADVEAAAATAVRARFLNAGQSCVCAKRFVVEEPVADRFTAAFVAGVRALVVGDPTDSRTDVGPMARADLRDGLDRQVAESVAAGARVLTGGGPLPGAGFFYRPTVLADAGPGVAAFDEETFGPVATLTVAADEEHAVRLANASPYGLGLSVWTGDRKRGAALARRVTTGAAFVNAMVVSDPRLPFGGTRRSGYGRELAAVGLREFVNVRTYWAAH; this comes from the coding sequence ATGCCCATCACCACCGTCAACCCGGCCACCGGGGCACCCCTGGCCCGCTACGACACCCACGACGACGACCGGGTGGAGCACCTGCTGGCCCGCGCTCACGTGGCCACCCGGGCGTGGGGGAGGACCCCGTTGGAGAGGCGGGTGGCGGTGCTGCACACGGTCGCCGGCCGGCTGCGGGCCGACCGGGACCGGCTTGCCCGGCTGATCACGGAGGAGATGGGCAAACCCCTCGCCGAGGCCCGTGCCGAACTGGAGAAGTCGGCCGCGACCTGCGACTTCTACGCCGAGCGGGCGGCCGGGATGCTCGGCGACGAACCGGTCGACGTGCCGGAGGCGGACGCCTGGGTGGCGTACGAGCCGATGGGGCTGGTGCTCGCGGTGATGCCGTGGAACTTCCCGTTCTGGCAGGTGATGCGGTTCGCGGTGCCCTCCGTCGTCGCCGGCAACGGGGTCTTCCTCAAGCACTCGCCGAACGTGACCGGCTGCGCGCTGGAGATCGAACGCCTGTTCCGGGCCGCCGGACTACCCGAGGGTGTTCTGACCACCGTGCTGCTCGCCGAGCCCCGGGTGCCCGAGGTGACCGCCCGGTTGATCGCCGACGACCGGATCGCCGCGGTGACCCTGACCGGCAGCACCGGCGCGGGCGCGGCGGTGGCCGCCGCCGCCGGGCGGGCGGTCAAGAAGTCGGTACTGGAACTGGGCGGCTCCGACGCCTTCGTGGTGCTCGCCGACGCCGACGTGGAGGCCGCCGCGGCCACCGCCGTGCGGGCCCGGTTCCTCAACGCCGGCCAGAGCTGCGTCTGCGCGAAGCGTTTCGTCGTCGAGGAGCCGGTCGCCGACCGGTTCACCGCCGCGTTCGTCGCCGGCGTCCGTGCGCTGGTCGTGGGTGATCCGACCGACTCGCGTACCGACGTCGGCCCGATGGCCCGCGCCGACCTGCGCGACGGGCTGGACCGGCAGGTCGCCGAGTCGGTGGCGGCCGGGGCCCGGGTACTGACCGGCGGCGGCCCGCTGCCCGGGGCCGGGTTCTTCTACCGGCCCACCGTGCTCGCCGACGCCGGTCCGGGGGTGGCCGCGTTCGACGAGGAGACCTTCGGCCCGGTCGCCACGCTCACCGTCGCCGCCGACGAGGAGCACGCGGTACGACTGGCCAACGCCTCGCCGTACGGTCTGGGGCTCAGCGTCTGGACCGGGGACCGGAAGCGGGGCGCGGCGCTGGCCCGGCGGGTCACCACCGGGGCGGCGTTCGTCAACGCGATGGTGGTCTCGGACCCGCGGCTGCCGTTCGGTGGCACCAGACGCAGCGGGTACGGCCGGGAGTTGGCCGCCGTCGGCCTGCGCGAGTTCGTCAACGTCCGGACCTACTGGGCGGCCCACTGA
- a CDS encoding zinc-dependent alcohol dehydrogenase codes for MSPSTTVGGRVVRLVDTARVELVELPVPEPGPGQALVRLTACGVCGTDLHAYHGRPDTLPVTLGHDAVGVVAAVGPDTDSPAPVGHRVTLDPTLWCGSCVYCRHDRPQLCRRGGYLGMTCDGTMAEYLCLPAGNLVPLPDEVSDTDATVLEPIAVALHALRRVGGLAPIPARARVVGGGPLGLVLAQTLIAHGWRTVVHEPQAHRRSVGERLGLDVRDSADVPPADPDDGPLLVVETSASGGGVALAARLATPGSYLVVVGRAPADFATADILGRELTVLGSRGGVGTYPEAVELVRTGRVRPAAVVSHRFDLAHVDEAMRLAGTPGAAVTRALLTC; via the coding sequence ATGAGCCCGTCGACCACCGTCGGCGGCCGGGTCGTCCGGCTCGTCGACACCGCCCGGGTGGAACTGGTCGAGCTGCCGGTACCCGAGCCGGGGCCGGGGCAGGCACTGGTCCGGCTCACCGCGTGCGGGGTGTGCGGCACCGACCTGCACGCGTACCACGGCAGGCCGGACACCCTGCCGGTGACGTTGGGCCACGACGCGGTGGGGGTGGTGGCCGCCGTCGGCCCGGACACCGACAGCCCGGCCCCGGTGGGACACCGGGTGACCCTCGACCCCACCCTGTGGTGCGGATCCTGCGTCTACTGCCGCCACGACCGGCCGCAGCTCTGCCGGCGGGGCGGCTACCTCGGCATGACCTGCGACGGCACCATGGCCGAGTACCTCTGCCTGCCGGCGGGCAACCTGGTGCCGCTGCCCGACGAGGTCTCCGACACCGACGCCACCGTGCTGGAGCCGATCGCGGTCGCCCTGCACGCGCTGCGCCGCGTCGGCGGTCTCGCCCCGATCCCGGCGCGGGCCCGGGTGGTCGGCGGCGGACCGCTGGGCCTCGTCCTGGCGCAGACCCTGATCGCCCACGGATGGCGCACCGTCGTGCACGAACCGCAGGCACACCGGCGGAGCGTCGGCGAGCGACTCGGCCTCGACGTGCGCGACAGCGCGGACGTGCCGCCGGCCGACCCCGACGACGGTCCGCTGCTGGTGGTGGAGACCTCCGCCAGCGGCGGCGGCGTCGCGCTGGCCGCCCGGCTGGCCACCCCCGGCTCGTACCTCGTCGTGGTCGGCCGGGCGCCTGCCGACTTCGCCACCGCCGACATCCTCGGCCGGGAACTGACCGTGCTCGGCTCCCGGGGTGGGGTGGGCACCTACCCGGAGGCGGTCGAACTGGTCCGCACCGGCCGGGTACGGCCGGCGGCCGTGGTGTCGCACCGTTTCGACCTGGCACATGTCGACGAGGCGATGCGGCTGGCCGGCACCCCGGGCGCCGCCGTGACCCGGGCCCTGCTCACCTGCTGA